The genomic DNA TCTCATCAAGAAGCGGCATAAGATCGGCAATCGTTCCGAGAGCCGCCAGATCGAGCGATTTGGCAAAAGGCTGAAAGAGGGCTTCATTTTTTTTCAGCAGATAGGAGATAAAAAGATTTGCCAGTACGAGACCGGGCGTGTCATCTCCTTCCTGATACCGTGCGAAACGGCTTCTTCTGCTGAGAGAATCGAGAGATTCTCCATTCAGACCGGGGAAAAGAGCCATCATTTCGGGTTTGAGATCGTAAAGGGAAATATCAACCGAATTCCCGAAAAGCTCCTCTCTTAAAATCCGCAGCTGTCCGGGACTGTCGAAGACAAAAAGAGCCTCTCCTGAGAGAAAGTCGACTATTTTTTCATAGGACCCTTCAGCGCGGGGATCCACATCGAGTCGGCGGACGATCATCAGATTCTCAATTTTGACTGCCTCGAAACGGAGAGACTCCCCCTTTCGACTCACATTGATCATGGTATAACGCTGATTGTAGAGATCCGTCTTTGCCATACAGAGCGACCAGACGGTTTTTACGGCAATTCCACAGCCGGCCAATCCCTGAAAAGGATAGTTATCATCGTCCCGCTTGGGATTGACAATAGCGAAAGCGGGAGGTAAATCTTCACCGTCACGTGGATTATGATGATCGAGGACGAGAACATCAATGCCGAGTTCGACGGCTCTTCTGATTTCATCATAAGCGGAAATGCCGCAATCCACTGTAATGATGAGGGTTCCGTTATCGGCAGCGAAATCCTCAACGGCTGCAATGGATAGGCCGTAATCATCTTCACCTACCGGTACGGCCCATCGCGTATCGAGACCGAGAGAGCGGAGCATCTGGGTCATAATGACTGTCGAAGTGATGCCGTCTACATCCCGGTCTCCGAAAACCATGACCTTTTCCTCTTCGGAAACGGCCAGTAATATGCGATCCACGGTTTCTTCCATCGATTCCAGTCTGAAGGGATTGTGGAGAAAACGGAAATCTTTCTCCAGAAAGAACCGGAATTGCTCCGGTTCCGTTATACCCCTTCTGGCAAAGATGGAAGCGGTTAGCAGATCAATGTCAAAGAGGGAGGCAATCTCCCTCACTTTGACAGAGTCAATATCCTTCTTGTTCCATATCATGCAAGATCCTTATGAGACTTTGAAAGGATCTTAAATCGCTTTAATTTCCTTCAAAATCATATCTTTTTTAACATAGGGATCCGGACCGATTTTATAAGCGGCGTTCATTTTCGCCAGAGCATCGGCATTTTTCCCTTCGTCCTCCGTGTAGATAACGCAAAGAACGTCGCCGGCTTTGACTTCATCGCCGCACTTCTTCTTCAGTTCTATACCCACATAGGGAAGAACATTATCGGTTGTTTTATTCCGGCCTACACCGATCATAACACCGGTCATACCGGTTTCGAAAGCATCTATTTCCTGTACGTAACCATCAGTTTCAGCTTTCAGTTCGACAGCATAGGCGGACCGGAAAGTCCCATAGCCTTTCTGCAGCGCCTCCGGATCGCCTCCCTGCTCCTTGACGTTGAGCAGGAATTTTTCCCAGGCTTCGCCGCTTTCTATTTTTTCGCGGCACATGGCCAGAGCCGAATCGATATCGCTGCAGATACCTCCGGCAACAAGCATCCAGGCCGTCAGCCTGTAGGTAACATCCATAAGATCGTCGGGACCTTTGCCTTTCAGGCAGTCTATGCTCTCTTCGATCTCCAGGAAGTTGCCGACCATGTGACCAAGCGGTTCATCCATTCTCGTAATGACAGCCACGACCTTCCGTCCGAGGCTCCTGCCCGTTTCAACCAGAGAAGTGGCCAGAGTTTCCGCCTCTTCCATATTCTTCATGAAGGCACCGGATCCGCATTTTACATCAAATACGAGAGATTGGGCCCCTTCCGCGAACTTCTTACTTAGAATACTGGCTGTGATAAGGGGAACAGATTCGACAGTGGCTGTAACATCTCTAAGAGCATACATCTTTTTATCTGCCGGAACAACCTCTTTACTCTGACCGGTCATTGCCATCCCGGAACCCATAAGATTGCTGCGGAACTGCTTAATATCGATCTCTGTGGTAAAACCCGGAATAGTATCCAGCTTATCGAGGGTTCCTCCCGTATGGCCCAGAGCCCTGCCGCTCATCATGGGGACACGCACGCCGCAAGCCGCCGCGAGAGGTGCGAGAATGATGGAGACTTTGTCGCCGACTCCCCCTGTGGAATGTTTATCCACCAGAGGACCGGGAATCCCCTCCAGATCGAGGACTTCGCCGGAGGCAATCATCTCTCTGGTCAGATACCCCGTCTCCTCGAAAGTCATCCCTTTAAAATAAACAGCCATCAACCAGGCTGAAATCTGATATTCCGGAATGGATCCGTCGACATATCCTGTTATCAGGAAATGAATTTCCTCTTTGGTCAGTTCGCCGCCCATTCTTTTTTTCATAATAATATCAACAGCTCTCATATTCACTCCTTCAGAAGCGCCGGAACGACGTCTTATCGTCAATGCGGGCTTCACATTACACGTTCTTAATTAATGAAAAAAGCATTATATCACGAAGTTCCACCATTGTCATACAAACAAACAATAATTTTTATACACCACTCTTCTAAATAAACATAGAGCCGGTCTTCAGGGTTTTCAAAGGATATTCAATGAGGCTCTGTGCTATAAGTATAAGACTTTTTTTTACAGTGGCCAGTATTGATTGGTCCGTTTCAACCGGAAGCGCTTCCTCAAAAGTCATACCCGAAGTCATATACAGATAGTTTAGAGCCCGGTGATTCAATTCTCCGGCAGATTCTCCACAGCAGGAGCGGCAAGAAAACTGACCGTCTCCCGTATAATACACCGTTTCGCTGGTAGCGACTGTACGACCACAGCTGCCGCACTCCCAGGGATCGGACAGAACTCCGCTCATTTTCAGATAGCGCCAGAGATAAAAAACAAGAAGCTTTTCCACATCCTCCGCTTTTTCGGCTCTGTCTATAAAACCGATCGTTTTTTTAAAGAGAGCGTACGCTTTTTCATCGCCGCCGCCGTAAGATTTTAGTATTATTTCTGCAAGAAGAGAAATTGTGTAGAATTTTTTAAGATCGGAGCGGATTCCGTCATAGAGATCCAGTCCCGACAGATGGGTTATGCGCCACAGATCTTTAACCGGATCGTGATAGAGCTCTCCCTCGCAGAGGCAGAATGGGGTTGTCAGTCCCCTCATGGCGCTTTTCGATCCGGCCGCACCGAAAGCGAGGGCCCGGACAATCTGAGAGTTGGAAGTGAACAGAGTGACCAGTCTGTGGTTCTCTCCGCTTTTTTCACTTTTTAAAACAATTAATTCCGATCTTTGAATCCTCTTCATATTTTCTCTTGTGGTTGATATAATCGCTGAACTAAAATTGAGTATAACAGGAGACTGTTACAAAAAGAAAGGATAGTCTATGTCTGACAACGAAGTTGAAAAAAAAGAAACAGTACTGCCCGAAGAACTATTGATTATCCCCCTCGTGGGAAAACCTCTCTTTCCCGGCGTTTTTACCCCTATAATGATAACAGCAAGCGATGATATGCAGATCATCGAAAGCGCCATGAAAGCTGAGATGATGATCGGACTCCTGATGGTTAAGGACGAGAACATCGAAATTCCCGATGCACAGGATCTTCACCGGATCGGAACGGTAGCCAAAATCGTAAAGAAAATAAATCTCCCCGACGGGGGAATCAATATCTTCATTTCGACCATTAAGCGCTTTAAAGTGAAAGAGTTCACACAGAGACAATCGCCCATCTCCGCCAGGGTCAGCTATATCGAAGACGATGAAACCGCCGATCCCGATGAGATCAAGGCCATGACGCGCTCGCTCATAGCAGAGATGAAAACCATTTCCGATAACAATCCCCTCTTTTCCGAGGAAATGCGCCTCAATATGGTCAATGTGGACCACCCCGGAAAAATCGCTGACTTCATTACTTCCATTCTCAATATCGACAGGAACCAGCAGCAGGAAATTCTTGATACCATCAATATAAAGGAGAGGATGGAAAAAGTTCTTATTTATATCAAGAAAGAACAGGAGCTTCTGAGAATCCAGAGAAAACTGACAGCCCAGATAAATGAGAAGATTGAGAAGAGCCAGAGAGAATACTTCCTCCGCGAAGAAATCAAAGCCATAAAAAAGGAACTCGGCGAACCCATTGACTCGAAAAGCAGCGAGCACCTTAAATTCAAGGAAAAAATCGACGCTCTCGGCTTTGAGGGAGAGATAAAAGAACAGGTCGAGGGAGAACTGGAAAAATTCTCGCTTATGGACCCGTCCTCTTCCGAATTCATCGTAACGAGAAATTATCTGGATACCATTGTCAATCTTCCCTGGGATGCTCCGGAACCCGATGAAATCGATATAGAAAGAGGCCAGGAAATCCTCGATGAGGATCATTACGGTCTGGAAGATGTGAAAGAGAGAATCATCGAGTATCTTTCGGTTCGAAAACTGAAAAACGATAACAAAGGTTCCATAATCTGTCTTGTCGGCCCTCCCGGGGTAGGAAAAACATCGATAGGCAAGTCCATCGCCCGGGCACTCAATCGCGAGTTTTTCCGGTTCTCAGTCGGCGGGATGCGCGATGAAGCAGAAATCAAAGGCCATAGGCGAACCTATGTAGGCGCCATGCCCGGAAAACTCATTCAGGGGCTGAAGATCGTCAAAAGCAAAGCTCCGGTATTCATGATCGACGAGATAGACAAACTGTCTTCCAGCATTCAGGGAGACCCCTCGTCGGCCCTGCTCGAAGCGCTTGATCCGGAACAGAACACGGAATTCCGCGACCATTATCTGGATCTTCCTTACGATCTGTCCCACATACTCTTCATTTGCACAGCCAACACGCTCGATACGATTCCCCGTCCGCTAATGGACAGAATGGAGATCATCCGGCTGGCCGGTTATATCGAGGACGAAAAGATAGAGATCGCCCGGAAATACATCATTCCCAAATCTTTGAAGAAACACGGGCTGGAACCCAAACATATCCGCTATTACAAAACGGCGCTCCATGCAATTGCCGACGGATACGCGCGCGATGCGGGTATGCGCTCTTTTGAAAAAGCCATAGACCGGATTCACAGGAAAGTGGCCTATAAAGTCATTCTCGGCAAAGGCGAGCTTCCCCATGTGGTCGAGAAGAAAAATCTCGAGGAATACCTGAAGAAAGCGCCATTCCGCGAAGAAGTATCCAAACAGATCACCAAACCCGGAATGGCTGTGGGCCTGGCCTGGACCAATTTCGGAGGAGACACGCTTATCCTCGAAGCGATAGCCCTTCCCGGTAAAGGCGGCCTGAAGCTGACGGGGCAGATGGGTGATGTTATGAAAGAATCGGCGGATATCGCTTTATCCTATGTGAAATCCATCTGCGCCGATTACGATGTGGAACCGGAATTTTTCGAGAAACATGTCATACACCTTCATATCCCCGAAGGGGCGACCCCGAAAGACGGTCCTTCCGCCGGTATCACCATGGCGACGGCTTTCCTCTCGTTGATTACGGGGAAAAAAGTGCGCAAACATCTGGCTATGACCGGAGAGCTCTCACTCACGGGAAAAGTTCTTCCCATCGGCGGATTGAAGGAAAAGACCATTGCGGCAAGGAGAATGAAGATAGCGGAAATAATTATTCCCAAACCTAATGAAAGAGATCTGGACGATATTCCCGAATATGTAAGAGAGGGAATTCAATTCCATCCGGTTAAAGAGATCGGCGAAGTATTCAAATTGATTTTTGAAGAGGAATAAATATGGGGCCGCTGAAAGAGCGGCCCTTTTTTTCGAATGATACCCTTTAAACCGGGCCCGAAATCCTGAAAGAGATCTACTGATAATCGAAAATCTTTTTGAAGTGTTTGATGACCAGCTGCTGGACCTCCTCCAGATCCGGCTCGCGTCCGATCAGCTTTTCCAGCGATGTCACCCCTTTATCCTGTATTCCGCAGGGAACGATCCATTGGAAGTGACTGAGATCCGGTTTTACGTTAAAGGCAAACCCGTGCATGGTAATGTCCCGGTTCACCGCCAGACCGATAGCTGTAATCTTTGAATTCCCGACCCAGGCGCCTCTGTGTTTGTCATCCCGCCCGGCTTCGATACCGAATTCCTCGCGGAGAAGGCTGATAAAGACCTCTTCAAGATCGTTGACAAAGCTTTTGATCCCCTTCCGGTAATCTCTTATGTTTATAAAAATATATCCGACAATCTGCCCGGGGCCGTGATAAGTCACTTCCCCCCCCCTTGTCGTTTTTACAAATTCGGCACCCACTTTTTCGGGATCGACAAAAATATTATGACTCTGATCCCGTCGCCCCGTTGTGATGACAGGGTTGTGTTCAAGAAGAATCAGGGTATCATCAATCTTGCCCTCCATTCTCTCCTTCTGGGTTTTCAGCTGAAGCTCCAGGGCATTTTCATAGGACATGCGTCCCGCATATATGACATTGAGTTTTTTATCCATAGATAAGAGGATAAGCGATAAATTCCGCTTATGGCAAGTTGATGTGATGGACTTCCGTTTCGATCCTGCCGGAGAGTTCGATTGATCTCCAGCCGATATTTCTGGAGGAGATGGCGAAATCCCTGGTCTGATCGGAAATCTGAAAATATGTCGAAGGGGTCATATAAATATCAAGATTGCCGTATGAAAATTCTTTTTCGTTATGATAGTGCCCGCAGAAAACGGGAACCCGTCCGGGATAGGTATAGAGAACTTCCTGAAGCTGATCCATATTGATGAGAGGATACTTTCGATCCATAAAGGGAACACCGGCTTTAGCAGGAGGATGGTGAATGAAAAGAACCGGTTTTAATGCGGTTTGCAAATCGCTGCGGAGTTGTTCAAGATGCGGCGAGCTGACTCTGTGGCGCGAACTGTCCCCGAAGATGAGTCTGTAACCAGGGATATCTCTCAGAGCATAAAGATCTCTGCCTGTCATAGAATAGCCGAATGCTTTTGCCAATGGTGCCGATTTATCATGATTTCCTGCCATTACGATATAATCAAGTCCGCATTTATCCAGTTTTCCTTTGACATATTCATAGGCTTTCACATCATTGCGTGTAAAACAGAGGTCTCCCGTCAGGACGAGAAGATCCGGTGCCCAGGATACGACCTGATCGAGGATTCTATTAAAATTCGCGATGACGTCGATTCCCTCAGCGGTTTCATTCTGTTTGAGAGTGATATGTATATCGCTGATCTGGGCAATTCTAAAGAGAGACATATAAACATAATCGAATGTTTTGAAGAGATTGTTTAAAAAAAATTAATCCGGCAGATTCATCTCTCTTTTGATCTTGTTCAGTTCCTTCTCCATTGTGATGGTTCTCTTGTTTATTTCATTCATTCTGAATTCGATGGAGTTGAGTATCCAGAAAGAAAAATGGTTAGCCCTGTTGGCGCTGTGAATG from Spirochaeta isovalerica includes the following:
- the recO gene encoding DNA repair protein RecO, whose product is MKRIQRSELIVLKSEKSGENHRLVTLFTSNSQIVRALAFGAAGSKSAMRGLTTPFCLCEGELYHDPVKDLWRITHLSGLDLYDGIRSDLKKFYTISLLAEIILKSYGGGDEKAYALFKKTIGFIDRAEKAEDVEKLLVFYLWRYLKMSGVLSDPWECGSCGRTVATSETVYYTGDGQFSCRSCCGESAGELNHRALNYLYMTSGMTFEEALPVETDQSILATVKKSLILIAQSLIEYPLKTLKTGSMFI
- a CDS encoding thymidine phosphorylase, with translation MRAVDIIMKKRMGGELTKEEIHFLITGYVDGSIPEYQISAWLMAVYFKGMTFEETGYLTREMIASGEVLDLEGIPGPLVDKHSTGGVGDKVSIILAPLAAACGVRVPMMSGRALGHTGGTLDKLDTIPGFTTEIDIKQFRSNLMGSGMAMTGQSKEVVPADKKMYALRDVTATVESVPLITASILSKKFAEGAQSLVFDVKCGSGAFMKNMEEAETLATSLVETGRSLGRKVVAVITRMDEPLGHMVGNFLEIEESIDCLKGKGPDDLMDVTYRLTAWMLVAGGICSDIDSALAMCREKIESGEAWEKFLLNVKEQGGDPEALQKGYGTFRSAYAVELKAETDGYVQEIDAFETGMTGVMIGVGRNKTTDNVLPYVGIELKKKCGDEVKAGDVLCVIYTEDEGKNADALAKMNAAYKIGPDPYVKKDMILKEIKAI
- a CDS encoding metallophosphoesterase family protein, which gives rise to MSLFRIAQISDIHITLKQNETAEGIDVIANFNRILDQVVSWAPDLLVLTGDLCFTRNDVKAYEYVKGKLDKCGLDYIVMAGNHDKSAPLAKAFGYSMTGRDLYALRDIPGYRLIFGDSSRHRVSSPHLEQLRSDLQTALKPVLFIHHPPAKAGVPFMDRKYPLINMDQLQEVLYTYPGRVPVFCGHYHNEKEFSYGNLDIYMTPSTYFQISDQTRDFAISSRNIGWRSIELSGRIETEVHHINLP
- the lipB gene encoding lipoyl(octanoyl) transferase LipB — its product is MDKKLNVIYAGRMSYENALELQLKTQKERMEGKIDDTLILLEHNPVITTGRRDQSHNIFVDPEKVGAEFVKTTRGGEVTYHGPGQIVGYIFINIRDYRKGIKSFVNDLEEVFISLLREEFGIEAGRDDKHRGAWVGNSKITAIGLAVNRDITMHGFAFNVKPDLSHFQWIVPCGIQDKGVTSLEKLIGREPDLEEVQQLVIKHFKKIFDYQ
- the recJ gene encoding single-stranded-DNA-specific exonuclease RecJ; amino-acid sequence: MIWNKKDIDSVKVREIASLFDIDLLTASIFARRGITEPEQFRFFLEKDFRFLHNPFRLESMEETVDRILLAVSEEEKVMVFGDRDVDGITSTVIMTQMLRSLGLDTRWAVPVGEDDYGLSIAAVEDFAADNGTLIITVDCGISAYDEIRRAVELGIDVLVLDHHNPRDGEDLPPAFAIVNPKRDDDNYPFQGLAGCGIAVKTVWSLCMAKTDLYNQRYTMINVSRKGESLRFEAVKIENLMIVRRLDVDPRAEGSYEKIVDFLSGEALFVFDSPGQLRILREELFGNSVDISLYDLKPEMMALFPGLNGESLDSLSRRSRFARYQEGDDTPGLVLANLFISYLLKKNEALFQPFAKSLDLAALGTIADLMPLLDENRILVAKGVELLNRTERPGLQELLLKLDQRGRKIRTGDISWQITPVINSAGRMGEADLAVRLFLSEDPEEIHTLSDKMIELNKKRRTLGEEAWIRVFARAPEVLEKYKKRLIILVDEEIPRGITGILASRLSQAFRVPAVVLTSRGGTVTGSMRSLPGISVNDFLQSLSGLFLDYGGHDLAAGFSLKAENLDRLLDEAVKKLDQLDSRKSSEESIDVDAELPSDYMTPDLEKILDVFEPYGEKHRPLVFMSKKVKIADVNIIGKTGDHLRLLIDSGEFKWPAVFWNGAEHYGKLFEKNDTVDIVYHINRNFFQSRETLQLSILDLKK
- the lon gene encoding endopeptidase La, which produces MSDNEVEKKETVLPEELLIIPLVGKPLFPGVFTPIMITASDDMQIIESAMKAEMMIGLLMVKDENIEIPDAQDLHRIGTVAKIVKKINLPDGGINIFISTIKRFKVKEFTQRQSPISARVSYIEDDETADPDEIKAMTRSLIAEMKTISDNNPLFSEEMRLNMVNVDHPGKIADFITSILNIDRNQQQEILDTINIKERMEKVLIYIKKEQELLRIQRKLTAQINEKIEKSQREYFLREEIKAIKKELGEPIDSKSSEHLKFKEKIDALGFEGEIKEQVEGELEKFSLMDPSSSEFIVTRNYLDTIVNLPWDAPEPDEIDIERGQEILDEDHYGLEDVKERIIEYLSVRKLKNDNKGSIICLVGPPGVGKTSIGKSIARALNREFFRFSVGGMRDEAEIKGHRRTYVGAMPGKLIQGLKIVKSKAPVFMIDEIDKLSSSIQGDPSSALLEALDPEQNTEFRDHYLDLPYDLSHILFICTANTLDTIPRPLMDRMEIIRLAGYIEDEKIEIARKYIIPKSLKKHGLEPKHIRYYKTALHAIADGYARDAGMRSFEKAIDRIHRKVAYKVILGKGELPHVVEKKNLEEYLKKAPFREEVSKQITKPGMAVGLAWTNFGGDTLILEAIALPGKGGLKLTGQMGDVMKESADIALSYVKSICADYDVEPEFFEKHVIHLHIPEGATPKDGPSAGITMATAFLSLITGKKVRKHLAMTGELSLTGKVLPIGGLKEKTIAARRMKIAEIIIPKPNERDLDDIPEYVREGIQFHPVKEIGEVFKLIFEEE